GATACGCACCCGACCCGAACACACCCGTACACGCCGACACCGCCTCTAACGGCGCCGTCACCGGTCCCTGAAAATACCCATTATTAAACGGGTTCGTCACGGTTCCCGCCAAAACCGTGCCCAAGTTAATAATCATTCCGTCAACTCCGACGTCTCCGTTAGGCGAAACTAACGGCGCCGTTTGTGGCCCGTAAATAGGTTGGTGAAATGGCCATGCACACATACCCGGACACAAACTCTCCGAGTTCCCCACCCATGCATATGCAAACCGACCCGATCCGGATTTCACTCGGGTCGACCCGTGGGTACCGCACCGGTTCATGCAAAACCCGTCAACAGAAACATCCTTAGCCGTCAAAACAACGTTAATAGAACTCAACTTGTTGACTTTAGAAGCTAACAATATGAGTTGTGAAGTCTTTAAAGACTTTCCAAGAGAGTACTTCTCGTCGAGAGTTTGAGTTCCGACAACAACAGTAGAAACGCCGCCGTGGTAATTCTCGGTGGTTTTCCACCAGGAAGCGGCGGAGGGCGACGGAGCAGAGTGGCCGGAGTTGAGAGAGTTGAGATAATCGACTATTATAGAGCGTTGGGTTGAAGTGAAAGTGCCGTACCATACGAGATTTATTGTTATGTTACCTTTGAGAAGTGCGCCATTGTGGTATTTCATTTTTAGAGGTTGTTCTTGGACTAGAGCTGTGAGTTTTCTTGAAGAAGCTGTGGTGGGTTCAGTTAAAAAGGTGGTGAAGAGGAGGATTAGAAGGAGAAGAAAGAAAGTTGAAAAGGCCATTTTTATGTTTgatagtgaggaagaaagagtGGAGTGTGGTTGGTTTTATAGTGGAAAAGTACACATGATTcgaaaatttaaaattatttgaaCATTAGTTATTTTTCCGAATAATTAGActagtaaatatttatttttataaattaaataattaatgtGAATCGAATCCAAAAATTAAAATGagttatttttaaaatgatttggTTAATTGGTTGATTTCTAGATCATTTTTTTTGTTAAAGAACGTAATTTGCCCTATTTGATatcttgaatttttgaataaatcgttatttaatataatattagaATGGGTTCATAGAACGAGTCCTCTTACCCTTTTTATTGAATTTGAGATTTATTATTAATAATAcgtatttatattatttatatttattgtTATCAACTTTAGTGAAATGTATCATATAATAGGtgttaaaaaatataaaattatgaTTGGACCTTTATTTTAATGGCCAGTTATTTAAcatttttaattattc
This sequence is a window from Apium graveolens cultivar Ventura chromosome 9, ASM990537v1, whole genome shotgun sequence. Protein-coding genes within it:
- the LOC141684218 gene encoding protein EXORDIUM-like 2 is translated as MAFSTFFLLLLILLFTTFLTEPTTASSRKLTALVQEQPLKMKYHNGALLKGNITINLVWYGTFTSTQRSIIVDYLNSLNSGHSAPSPSAASWWKTTENYHGGVSTVVVGTQTLDEKYSLGKSLKTSQLILLASKVNKLSSINVVLTAKDVSVDGFCMNRCGTHGSTRVKSGSGRFAYAWVGNSESLCPGMCAWPFHQPIYGPQTAPLVSPNGDVGVDGMIINLGTVLAGTVTNPFNNGYFQGPVTAPLEAVSACTGVFGSGAYPGYPGNVLVDKSSGASYNAHGEKGRKFLLPAMWDPKASKCATLV